In Peptostreptococcus equinus, the DNA window CTGCTATACAAAAGTATGGAAGTCCATTGATAGTAATTGATTTTGGAACAGCAACTACATATTGTGCAATTTCTGGAAAAGGAGAATATCTTGGAGGAGTAATAGCACCTGGACTTAAAATATCAAGCGAAGCCTTATTTCAGAAAGCGTCAAAATTACCGAGAGTAGAAATTGTGAAACCTGAAAATATAATATGCAAGGATACAATATCCTCAATTCAAGCAGGTTTAGTATATGGATATGCTGGTCAATGCGAAAAAATTGTTGGCTTGATGAAAGAGGAGTTGGGTAAGAATGAAACGACAGTTATAGGAACAGGAGGTTTGGCTAATATGATATCATCAGAAACTGATGTTATAGATGTAGTCGACTCTAATCTAACCTTAGAAGGACTTAGAATTATCTACGAAAAGAACTGTTAAATTCTTAAAAATGGAAAGTTGAGATATAAATGAAGTTTAGAGATTTTGAAGTAAAAAATGAAGTATTTTTAGCTCCAATGGCTGGAGTTACAGATTTGCCTTTTAGACTGATATGTAAGGAGCATGGATGTGGTTTATTATATACAGAAATGATAAACGCAAAGGCCCTTTGTTATAATGACGAAAATACAAAAAAAATGTTGAACATAGCAGATGAAGAATTGCCAGTAGCAGTACAAATATTTGGCAGTGAACCAGAGTATATGGCAAGAGCTACTGAGATTTTAAATGAATATCCTAATGAAGTCTTGGATATTAATATGGGATGTCCGGCACCAAAGGTTATAAAAAATGGTGATGGGTCAGCTCTTATGAAAAATCCAGAGCAAATAAAGAGAATTTTAGATAAAGTATTAGAAAAGTCAAAAAAATCAGTGACAATAAAAATAAGAAAAGGATGGGATGAAAACTCCGTAAATGCCATTGAGATAGCAAAAATTGCACAA includes these proteins:
- a CDS encoding type III pantothenate kinase; this encodes MLLVFDVGNTNMVLGVYDGKNLVRDWRINTALNQTSDEYGVLIKSLFDASNLSLDKVDAIIISSVVPAVMHSLENFCMKYCDIEPLVVGPGIKTGLNIKYDDPKMVGADRIVNAVAAIQKYGSPLIVIDFGTATTYCAISGKGEYLGGVIAPGLKISSEALFQKASKLPRVEIVKPENIICKDTISSIQAGLVYGYAGQCEKIVGLMKEELGKNETTVIGTGGLANMISSETDVIDVVDSNLTLEGLRIIYEKNC